One Primulina huaijiensis isolate GDHJ02 chromosome 8, ASM1229523v2, whole genome shotgun sequence genomic region harbors:
- the LOC140983180 gene encoding strictosidine synthase-like, giving the protein MVPIFLLFLCLSYAAEAHLFHSFEKIQLPTPGSEAYAFDSKNRGPYTGLNDGRIVKYQGPEFGFVDFASTSPNRTKEFCDGKDGNDPSNGPKCGRPIGLEFNHKTNELYIIDAYRGLMVVGRSGGIATRLAGGRDGVPFDAPDAIAIDPITGAVYFTDVGNIFFKTNNMTEILLSGDTSGRLLKYNPKTKQRTVVLTGLAVPNGAVVSKDGSFVLVAEYIACRIRRFWIKGPKANTTDIFVNLPGNPDNIKRTRSGDFWVPVNIQKLQPKLTSFPLGQKINEHGQILETVNFYAEYNSTYVTEVQEHRGSLYVASVYADFVGVYRGLKC; this is encoded by the exons ATGGTGCCCATTTTCTTATTATTCCTCTGCTTGTCATATGCTGCTGAAGCTCATTTGTTTCACTCCTTCGAGAAAATTCAACTCCCAACACCTGGTTCTGAGGCCTATGCTTTTGACTCAAAGAACAGGGGGCCATACACTGGTCTAAATGATGGAAGGATTGTCAAATATCAAGGCCCGGAATTTGGATTTGTGGATTTTGCTTCCACTTCTCCAAATAG GACTAAAGAATTTTGTGATGGAAAAGATGGAAATGATCCAAGTAACGGGCCGAAGTGTGGGAGGCCAATAGGTCTTGAATTCAACCACAAAACCAACGAGCTCTACATTATCGACGCTTACAGGGGTTTAATGGTGGTGGGGAGGAGCGGCGGCATTGCAACTCGGCTTGCAGGTGGAAGAGATGGAGTTCCCTTTGATGCACCAGATGCTATAGCCATTGATCCCATTACTGGTGCAGTTTACTTCACAGATGTTGGCAACATTTTCTTCAAAACCAA TAACATGACAGAGATACTCCTGAGTGGAGATACAAGTGGAAGGCTACTGAAATACAACCCAAAGACGAAGCAACGAACTGTGGTTTTAACTGGTCTAGCGGTACCGAATGGAGCGGTGGTTAGCAAGGATGGCTCATTTGTACTGGTTGCGGAGTACATAGCCTGCAGAATAAGAAGGTTTTGGATAAAGGGTCCCAAAGCAAATACAACAGACATTTTCGTCAATCTTCCGGGAAATCCAGACAACATCAAGAGGACAAGATCAGGAGATTTTTGGGTTCCGGTTAACATTCAAAAGCTGCAGCCTAAACTTACCAGTTTTCCTTTAGGACAGAAGATTAACGAACATGGCCAGATTCTTGAAACAGTCAATTTCTATGCAGAATACAATAGTACTTACGTAACTGAAGTCCAAGAGCATCGAGGGTCGTTGTATGTTGCGTCGGTGTATGCAGATTTTGTTGGTGTCTATAGGGGACTGAAGTGCtaa